The following is a genomic window from uncultured Draconibacterium sp..
TTTGTGGTTTCATTGTTTGGTGGAATTGTCGGGCTGGTGATTTCTTATTTTTATATCACGTTGGTTTTCCGCATATTAAATTCGCTGTGGTTTGATATTGTTCGTACTAATGTGCTCGAAATTCAATTGTTACCATCAACATTGGTAATCGGATTAGCTATCAGTTTGGTAGTTTCTTTAGTTGTCATTGCCATTTCATTACGACGTTTTCAAAAACAAAAAGCAGTTGAATTGCAAAAACAGATATCGGTTAAAGAAAGCCACTTTAAAACACGTTTGCTGAATGGAGTTTTATGGGGAGCATTAGCATTGTCGGTTGTAGTTTTTGTTATGCAGCTGTTTGCCAAACAGGCCGATGCTTCAATGTTTTTTATGTCCGGCGGATTAATGCTGCTTGGATTGTTATTGCTTTTCAGAAAGTTGTTGCAAAAACGGGGAGCTAAAAAATCCCGCGAATTTCAGTTTGGTCAGTTGTCAGCAATAAATCTTACCCGAAATATCAGTCGGTCTACTACCATTGTTACGCTTTTTGCTTTAGGAACATTTATCGTTATTTCAACGGGTTCGTACAAAATGGATTTGATTGCCGGAGCCAACAAAAAGACAAGTGGCACCGGAGGCTTTCTGTATTTTGCCGAAACTACCATGCCGGTCCTTTTCGATATTAATAACAAGGAGAAGAAGGCGGAAGAAGGAATATTCCAGGATTTTAATGTGGTGCAGTTCCGTAAAGTGGATGGCGACGATGCCAGTTGCCTGAACCTGAACCGTATTGCGCAACCTGCAATTTTGGGTGTTGATGCCAATAATCTGGCGGGGCGGTTTGATTTCGCTGCCAAAATGAAAGGTTTAGAGTCTGATCCGTGGTTCAGTTTGGAAACTGATTTTGAAGACGGAACTATTCCTGCCATTGCCGACCAGACTGTAATTCAGTGGGGGCTCGGCATAAAAGTAGGTGATGTTTTGTTATACCAGAGCGAATTGGGCGATACGCTAAAGTTAAGATTGATTGCCGGAACAAAACCATCGGTTTTTCAGGGGTATGTAATTATTTCAAACAAACATTTTCTGAAAAATTACCCAAGCAGTTCAGGATCGAATATTTTTTTGGTGGGTGGAGATCCTGAAAATGAAGCCGTAATTGGCGACGAGTTGCAATCGGTATTTCGCGATTATGGCTGGGAAATGGAAAGTGCAGCAAAGCGATTGGTTGAGTTTTATTCGGTGACTAATACCTATTTGTCGATTTTTCTTGCACTTGGAGCTTTGGGATTAATTTTGGGAACAATTGGTTTGGCAGTAATTCTGGCCCGTACTATTTTGGAGCGCCGACGTGAAATTGCTTTAATGCAAGCCATTGGATTTACAAAGACAACAATCTTTAAATTGCTGGTAAATGAATACCTGTTGTTGCTTTTATCGGGAGTTTTACTTGGCTTTATAACTGCAGTTGTGGCTACTTTACCAGCATTCTTGTCTACTAATACCGATGCGTCATTTTCTACCGTAGCAATTGTTGTAGCGCTAATTCTCGTAAATGGAGGTGTTTGGATTACCGGATTAAGCTGGTTCTCGCTGCAAAAGAAATCGTTGGTCAGTTATCTGAAAACAGAATAGTTGGGCGGAAAGTTACAATTTGAATTCCGAAAGTGGATTGATTTTCGATGAATGTAAACAAATTGTTGTATTACACTTTTATTTAAAACCTTTCGGAATGAGCAATTGTTGCAGAGATAAAAGTTACACAAATGCCAGTAAATATACCAGAAACAGCTCAAAAGAGAGCAGTAATTGTAGGTGCCGGTTTTGCCGGTTTGCGCTTAGCCCGAAAGTTATATAAACACAATTTTCAGGTTGTCCTGATTGATAGAAATAATTACCATCAGTTCCAGCCACTGTTTTATCAGGTGGCAACATCGGGGCTTGAGCCCAGTTCTATATCATTTCCATTGCGAAAAGTATTTCAAAAATCCGAAAGTGTATTTATCCGGATTGCCGAGGTAAATAAAATCATGTCTGAAAAGAAACAGATTGACACAACATTGGGGACAGTTTGGTACGATTATCTGATAATTGCTACCGGAGCCACCACCAATTTCTTTGGTATGAAAAGTTTTGAAACCCACAGTATTCCAATGAAGTCGGTTTCTGAAGCTTTGTTTTTACGCAATACTTTGCTCGAAAATTTCGAGAAAGCAGTTACTATTCGCGATGAGGAAGAAGTTAGGCGGCTACTAAATATTGTGGTTGTTGGCGGTGGACCGACTGGAGTGGAAGTTTGTGGTGCACTGGCTGAAATGAAAAAGTTTGTTTTGCCCAAAGATTATCCTGAGCTCGATTTTAACCTGATGAAGATAACGCTGGTGGAAGCAAATGTACATCTGTTGGCCGGAATGACAGCAGAAGCCGGGCAAAAGGCACTCGATTATCTGACAGGTCTGGGAGTTGAAGTAAAATTGAGACACAAAGTTGAAAAATACGATGGGAACACGGTGGAGCTGGAAGACCGGGAAGATCTTGAAACCCGGTCGCTTATTTGGGCGGCAGGCGTAAAAGGACAAATGCCAGACGGAATTAAAAAAGAAAACGTAGTTCGGGGAAATCGTATAAAAGTGGATGCCTATAACCAGGTAGAAGGTTACGAAAATATTTTTGCCATTGGCGATATTGCCTGCATGGAAATAGAAGATTATCCGCATGGACATCCCCAGGTGGCACAGGTGGCTTTACAGCAGGCAAGTTGTCTGGCTGAAAACCTGAAGAAAATTCAGGGGAAAAAGGAGCTGGTTCCGTTTAACTATCGCGATAAGGGATCGATGGCAACCGTTGGCCGAAACAGGGCGGTGGTTGATTTGCGCCACTTGCGCTTCGCGGGTTTCCCTGCCTGGCTGGTATGGATGTTTGTTCACCTGATGTCGATTGTGGGCGTAAAAAACCGACTGGTAATATTTATCAACTGGCTTTGGAATTATATGACTTACGACCAGTCGCTTCGCTTAATTATCCGGCCTTCTGTTAAAAGTGTTGAGTGGCAGAAACGACAGAAATAGGTTGTTTGTCAGTAAGTTATATTTGAAATAAGAAATTTATTCCTTCGTATTTTTTTGCTCCAGAAAGATCAGGGGGTGTAAATATTTCTTTTTAACAATAACTGTCTTAACTTTACATGTTCGGGTTAACATTCAATAGTAATGGGAGAACAGACAGACAAATTTATGACGGCAGCGATTGCGCTAGCCAAAAAGGGGATGGATGGAAATCACGGTGGTCCGTTTGGTGCTGTGGTGGTAAAAAACAATAAAATTATCGCAGAAGGATATAATCAGGTAACTTCATCGAACGACCCCACCGCACATGCCGAAGTCGTGGCTATACGGGAAGCTTGTAAGGTTTTGGATACCTTTCAGTTGGAAGGATGTACAATTTATACCTCGTGCGAGCCCTGTCCTATGTGTTTAGGGGCTATTTACTGGGCGCGACCCGATAAAGTGGTGTTTGGAGCAACAAAACAGGATGCGGCAAATGCACAATTTGATGACCAGTTTATTTACGACGAACTGGAGAAGGAATTGAGTCGTCGGCATATTCAATTTGAAAATATGATGCGCGATGAAGCCCGCGAGGTTTTCGACGCGTGGAATAAAAAAGAGGATAAAAAGGAGTATTAGCTGCGTATTCAATCCGAAGTACTTTGTAAATAACCACTCCACAATATTTTTCTTATTTTTATTGCATGACCGGCGAAAAAAATCAGGATCAAAATAGAGAAACAGAAGAGCTGGAACAAGAGCTTTCGAAGCTAAAACTGGAGCTGGAGAATGCTCGATTTCTGGAAGAGCAGGAGCGGGAAAAACGTTTGTTTTACCAGTTGATTGCCGAGTTTGCTTTTGCCTGGGAGTTGTGGTTCGAACCCAACGGCAAGATAAAATATTGTTCGCCCTCATGTTCCGATCTTACAGGATATACCGCCAATCAGATCATCGCTTCGCCTGGGATTGCAGCCCTACTGGTTTACGATACCGATAAAGAGAAATACAATAGCTTTTTAAGCGGAGCCTTAAATCAAACTTTGGTTAACCAGACGCTTGAATTTCGTGTGCTTACGCGTACCAAACAACTTCGTTGGTTTATGATGAATGTGCGAGGAGTGTACGATAAAATTGGCAAGTACCTTGGTATCCGGGCATCAGTGTTGGATATTAGCCGCCTGAAACAGGCCATGGGGCACATTTCTGAACTGGAGCGCACAAAAGAATTTGATAGCCGGAATAAAGAGCGTCTGCAAACCGAACTGGAACTGAAAGACCGTGAGTTGGTTTCTTTTTTATTACAGTTGTCGCAGAAAAATGAATTATTGACCAAAGCGGTTCATATACTTCAGTCGGAGGAGACATTTAATTCAAAAAAAGCTGTTTCAATTGTTCATCAGTTAAAAGAATTGTTGGAAGCCAATGCCGTACAGCCGGTTGATTGGTCGATGGTAGAAAACCAGGTGGATAAAATTCATCCGGGCTTTCTCGATCGACTGCAAAAGCGGCATCCGGTGGTTTCAGTTAACGACAAAAAAATGTGCTCTTACATACGTTTGGGCTTGTCGAGTAAGGAAATCGCCGGTCTGTTGAATATTACTTCTAAAAGCGTGGAAATCTCACGTGTGCGATTGCGTAAAAAACTAGGTATAAACACAAAAATGCGCCTGGTAAACTATCTGGAGCAATTATAATATTAGGTTTTTTGTCTATTATTTATTTTGTTATGATATGTTTGCTGATGTTGTCAAGTGTTTTGATAATAGTCTGTTATTTTATCAATGTTAGGTTATTGTTCCTTTTTGTTGTGTTGTTGTTAGGTTGTTGTTCGTGTCGAACTATTGTTTTTACAATAACTTTGGTTTCCAAAATAGGCAGTAATGACAGAAAACAATTACCGAAAGCTATATGATGAGGAAATAGGGCAGCTCGTTCATCAGGGATGTTCTTCTTCTGACTGGAGTTTAATAAAAGTTTCGCACGATTTTATTCCCGACTGTATTGAGAATTGTAAATTTTCAGGTAGTATCCGACTTGACAGCTTTACCGGAACAGTAAAACTTATCGGAGGCATTACTTTCAAAACAGGTATTTACAATGCCTGGCTGCACAACTGCGAGGTAGGTAAAAACGCACTGATTCATAACGTAAGAAGTTACATTGCAAACTACCGGATTGAAGAGAATGTGGTCATTCATAATGTAACAACGCTGGCTGTTGATGGCGAAACGTCGTTTGGTAACGGGGTAGTGGTTGAAGCAATAAACGAAGGCGGAGGCCGCGAAATTCCCATATACGATTATCTGTCAACACATGTTGCCTACATGATGGCATTGTACAGACACCGGCCTCAAGTGGTGCGTTCGCTAAAAAATATGGTTGTCGACTACACCAAATATGTTAGCAGCAAAATGGGGATGATTGGAGCCGATTCGAAAATTCTGAATTGTAATACCGTTTTGAATGTTAAAACCGGACCGGCTACCATAATAAACGGTGCAAAAAAATTACACAACGGCAGTATTAACAGTAACTACGAAGCACCGGTAAAAATTGGGGAAGGAGTGATTATGGA
Proteins encoded in this region:
- a CDS encoding nucleoside deaminase produces the protein MGEQTDKFMTAAIALAKKGMDGNHGGPFGAVVVKNNKIIAEGYNQVTSSNDPTAHAEVVAIREACKVLDTFQLEGCTIYTSCEPCPMCLGAIYWARPDKVVFGATKQDAANAQFDDQFIYDELEKELSRRHIQFENMMRDEAREVFDAWNKKEDKKEY
- a CDS encoding PAS domain S-box protein, with product MTGEKNQDQNRETEELEQELSKLKLELENARFLEEQEREKRLFYQLIAEFAFAWELWFEPNGKIKYCSPSCSDLTGYTANQIIASPGIAALLVYDTDKEKYNSFLSGALNQTLVNQTLEFRVLTRTKQLRWFMMNVRGVYDKIGKYLGIRASVLDISRLKQAMGHISELERTKEFDSRNKERLQTELELKDRELVSFLLQLSQKNELLTKAVHILQSEETFNSKKAVSIVHQLKELLEANAVQPVDWSMVENQVDKIHPGFLDRLQKRHPVVSVNDKKMCSYIRLGLSSKEIAGLLNITSKSVEISRVRLRKKLGINTKMRLVNYLEQL
- a CDS encoding NAD(P)/FAD-dependent oxidoreductase — translated: MPVNIPETAQKRAVIVGAGFAGLRLARKLYKHNFQVVLIDRNNYHQFQPLFYQVATSGLEPSSISFPLRKVFQKSESVFIRIAEVNKIMSEKKQIDTTLGTVWYDYLIIATGATTNFFGMKSFETHSIPMKSVSEALFLRNTLLENFEKAVTIRDEEEVRRLLNIVVVGGGPTGVEVCGALAEMKKFVLPKDYPELDFNLMKITLVEANVHLLAGMTAEAGQKALDYLTGLGVEVKLRHKVEKYDGNTVELEDREDLETRSLIWAAGVKGQMPDGIKKENVVRGNRIKVDAYNQVEGYENIFAIGDIACMEIEDYPHGHPQVAQVALQQASCLAENLKKIQGKKELVPFNYRDKGSMATVGRNRAVVDLRHLRFAGFPAWLVWMFVHLMSIVGVKNRLVIFINWLWNYMTYDQSLRLIIRPSVKSVEWQKRQK